Genomic DNA from Eleutherodactylus coqui strain aEleCoq1 chromosome 8, aEleCoq1.hap1, whole genome shotgun sequence:
tgagtgcagctctggagtataatacaggatgtaactcaggatcagtacaggataagtaatgtatgtacacagtgactccaccagcagaatagtgagtgcagctctgcagtaaaatataggatgtaactccggatcagtacaggataagtaatgtatgtacacagtaactccaccagcagaatagtgagtacagctctggagtataatacaggatgtaactcaggatcagaacaggataagtaatgtatgtacacagtgactccaccagcagaacagtgagtgcagctctggagtataatacaagatgtaactcaagatcagtacaggataagtaattgtatgtacacagttactccacgagcagaatagtgagtgcagctctggagtataatacaggataagtaatgtatgtacacagtgactccaccagcagaatagtgagtgcagctctgcagtataatacaagatgtaactcaggatcagtacaggataagtaattgtatgtacacagttactccacgagcagaatagtgagtgcagctctggagtataatacaggatgtaactcaagatcattacaggataagtaattgtatgtacacagtgactccaccagcagaatagtgagtgcagctctgcagtataatacaagatgtaactcaggatcagtacaggataagtaatgtatgtacatagtgactccatcagcagaatagtgagtacagctctggagtataatacaggatgtaactcaggagcagtacaggataagtaatgtatgtacacagtgactccaccagcagaatagtgagtgcagctctggagtataatacaggatatggtTGATGGTCACTTGACAGCACAGGTTTAATAAATCTTTGCAGTTTTAATCCAGGATGGATCCAGAAATCATAGAGAAAGTGATGCAGGAGCTGGAAAACTACCCCcctggaatgggagaaattgaAGGTGTCGCCCTGCTCAAGGGAGTCTGTGATGTATGGGACACAGTGTACAATTTTCAGGCTCGGGACGGTGACATTGTGGTGGCGTCTTACCCCAAGTCAGGTGAGGGTCCTCTGGTGAGGAGCAGGTCATGGAGGCGTCAGTCGATGTGACAGAAGTGACATTCTCATGGCAGGGACCACGTGGATGCAGGAGATTTTGGACCTGATTGTCCAGGACGGCGATGTGGAGAAGAGCCAGCGAGCGCTCGGCTTCATCAAGGTGCCGTTCCTAGAGATGGGGCACACCTGTAAGTGTGGCAATGAGCACATGTATACACCTTGGGCTAAAGGCACACCGCCATACTTTTCCTTCTTGTAAGGTCCATGTAGTTCCAGCCCATGTGACCATTATAGCCCATCAGACTATGATACATATGGAAGACTTTTCATACAAATCGATGAACCACGTAAAAAAAGACTCTCGGCGCGTCGTATTCCTGTCCGTCAAATTATAGCATATTAGGACATGTGCATTAGTAGGTTGTCCAATGCCAGTGATACCTGAGTTTAGCCTTAGGGTGAGATAGGAGTCAAGGACCAAGTCTTACTGTCCATTAGGTGCTCATTTTTTAACATACACGTTTCCTGCTTTCTGGATCCCACCCCAACTTACATAGACCTCCGTGCTCAGGTATCATTACCAGTCTTGGTACATGCTTGATACTGCAGTTCGGGAACAGCTAATAAGTGGGActttttcagaaatactggcaccatacCTCCGAGCGCCAAAAATCTGTCcgtggtcaaagtcactcaagttacCAAAATTACccgtgactgccaaatgttgcctcctGCTtcgcagaggagaggtcaggacattatctgagagcagatcgtgaCGTGGCCATCACGTGGTACGCCATTACCGATCacgtgccagctgttcctaatgcagtgattggtTAATGTATATCTTGCAGTGACatactacatctatatatataaagctgaaagccctcactgactcactgactgactgcctcactgactcactgactgactgactcgccaaaagttctccaacttcccgatgtcgtagaaacatgaattttggcacgagcatagattatctccaaaataggaaaagtaattgggtcccaactccattattcaattctatgcgcaaaagaattagcgtccaaattttacatgcggaatgtaattttctcactttctggtgtcatagaaacatgaaatttggcacgagcattgattatgtcataaatagggaaagctaatgggtcccaactccattattcagttctatgcgcaatagaattagcgtccaaattttacgtacggaatctaattttctcactttccagtgtcatagaaacgtgaaatttggcacgggcattgattatgtcataaataggaaaagttcataggtcccaactcgattattcaattctagcgcaaaagaattggcgtcgaaattttttacgtgcggaatgtaattttttcactttccggtgtcatagaaacgggaaatttggcacgagcattgattatgtcataaataggaaacgctaatgggtcccaactcgattattcaattctatgcgcaaaagaattagcgcccaaattttacgtgcggaatgtaatttcttcactttccggtgtcatagaaacaggaaatttggcacgagcattgattatgtcataaataggaaaacttcataggtcccaactcgattattcaattctaagcacaaaagaattagtgtccaaattttatgtacgtaatctaattctctcacttcctgatgtcattttttataaaggaaaggtcgcatggttgcctccacgtggtgtttcccgggtaacgcagagaactatgcaaaatggtgaacatatgtttttcctcagtaaccacgacttcataagattttccgcatgaacaccagataaacaccagtaccaaattaactcgggcgaagccgggtatatcagctagtatatatatatatctatatatataaagctgaaagccctcactgactcactcactgactgactcgccaaaagttctccaacttcccgatgtcgtagaaacatgaattttggcacaagcatagattatctccaaaataggaaaagtaattgggtcccaactcgattattcaattctagcgcaaaagaattagcgtcaaaatttaacggacgtaatctaaatctctcacttcccaatgtcatagaaacttaaaatttggcacgggcattgaatatgtcataaataggaaaagctaatcggtcccaactcgattattcaattctatgcgcaaaataattagcgtccaaatttttcgtacggaatgtatttttctcactttccagtgtcatagaaacgtgaaatttggcacgagcattgattatgtcataaataggaaaagctaatgggtcccaactccattattcaattctaagcgcaaaagaattagcgtccacattttacgtacggaatgtaattctctcacttcccaaagtcatagaaacatgaaatttgccataagcattgaatatgtcataaataggaaaagttaatgggtcctgactcccaactcgattattcaattctagcgcaaaagaactagcgtccaaatttaacgtacggaatccaattctctcacttcttggtgtcatagaaacatgaaatttggaacgggcattgattatgtcataaatatgaaaagataATGGgatccaacttgattattcaattctaagtgcaaaagaattagcgtccaaattttatgtacgtaatctaattctctcacttcctgatgtcattttatataaagtaaacgtcacatggttacctcccgtggtgtttcctgggtaacgcagagaactatgcaaaatggggaacatatgtttttccggtatctctaaagtaaccacgacttcataagattttccatgtgaacaccagataaacaccaataccaaattaactcgggcggagtcgggtatatcagctagtatatatatataagacgaaagccctcactgactcactcactcactcactgactgactcactgactgactcgccaaaagttctccaacttcccgatgtcgtagaaacatgaattttggcacaagaatagattatctccaaaataggaaaagtaattgggtcccaactcgattgttcaattctatgcgcaaaagaattagcgtccaaattttacgtacggaatgtaattttctcacttcccaatgtcatggaaacctgaaatttggcacgagcattgattatgtcataaataggaaaagctaatgggtcccaactccattatttaattctatgcgcaaaagaattagcgtccaacttttacgtacggaatctaattctctcacttcccggtgtcatagaaactcgaaaattggcaggagcactgattatgtcataaataggaaaagttaatgggtcccaactcgattattcaattctatgcgcaaaagaattagcgttcaaattttacgtacggaatgtatttttctcactttccagtgtcatagaaacgtgaaatttggcacgggcattgattatgtcataaataggaaaagctaatgggtcccaactcgattattcaattctatgcgcaaatgaattagcgtccaaattttacgtacggaatctatttttctgatttcttggtgtcatagaaacatgaaatttggaacgggcattgattatgtcataagttggaaaagctaatgggtcccaactcgattgttcaattctaagcgcaaaagaattagcgtccacattttacgtacgaaatctaattctctcacttcccgatgtcatagaaacttgaaatttggcacgggcattgattatgtcataaataggaaaagttaatgggtcccacctcgattgttcaattctaagcgcaaaagaattagcgtccaaattttacgtacggaatgtaattttctcactttccggtgtcatagaaatgtgaaatttggcacgagcattgattatgtcataaataggaaaagctaatgggtcccaactcgattattcaattctatgtgcaaaagaattagcgtccaaattttacgtatggaatctaattctctcacttcctgatgttattttatataaaggaaacgtcgcatggttacctcaccgtggtgtttcctgggtaacgcagagaactatgcaaaatggtgaacatatgtttttccggtatctctaaagtaaccacgacttcataagattttccgtgtgagcaCCAGATAAACAGGAGTACCAAATTAACTGAGGCGAAGCCggcatgtatgcgtgtgtgtgtgtgtgtgtatatatatatatatatatatatatatatatatatattcatacaaGTACATACGCATATACAGAACATGAAGCCTGGGTGTCAGGCCggtggatatgagatggatggatatgggatagataatgtATTAGATGGATATCTTTTATATATCTCCAGCTCTGGAAGTGGCTAATACCATGCCGACTCCTCGCGTCCTCAAAACTCATCTGCCCATCCAGTTGATGCCACCATCATTCTGGGAGAAAGACGTCAAGGTGAGAGCTGCCGCCGTGCAGACCGATCACTCATCCTCTTCTAGCGAGTTGCCACAGATCACACAGGGGTTATCTCTAAGTGTGGGGGGCATATCACTGACTACGTAGGTAAGTCCGACATTCCGTAGGTAAGCCCCCTGTGATGCCTGTAATGTAATTGTCTGTCCTATGGGAGTGATGTGGACTCCTCTCGTATCGCTCTGCAATAGATGGTATACATTGCGAGGAACCCCAAGGACTGCATGGTGTCCTACTACTACTTCTACAAGATGGACCAGACGTTGCCAGATCCCGAGACCTGGGACAACTTCTTTTCAATGTTCCTTAAAGGAAGCTGTAAGTTGGTTATC
This window encodes:
- the LOC136577114 gene encoding sulfotransferase 1C1-like; translation: MDPEIIEKVMQELENYPPGMGEIEGVALLKGVCDVWDTVYNFQARDGDIVVASYPKSGTTWMQEILDLIVQDGDVEKSQRALGFIKVPFLEMGHTSLEVANTMPTPRVLKTHLPIQLMPPSFWEKDVKMVYIARNPKDCMVSYYYFYKMDQTLPDPETWDNFFSMFLKGSLAWGDWFDHVNGWWKAKDKHKILYIFYEDMIEDSRRELCKVMRFLGKDFSEDVVKKILHHTSFKAMKANPMINFSVFSESIFDQSVSSFMRKGTVGDWKNHFLVSQNIIFDNEYKKKMEGSGLEFRTEV